The following are from one region of the Oreochromis niloticus isolate F11D_XX unplaced genomic scaffold, O_niloticus_UMD_NMBU tig00007971_pilon, whole genome shotgun sequence genome:
- the LOC109194172 gene encoding uncharacterized protein LOC109194172 isoform X3: protein MSVFRPNKAVDQSARGSSPELFLPHHDFYNDDFTQVDYDAIDSTVRSTINPAVFQGDLEAILPAEPPLPIGERPRREDDVIFVSAHQENCRKISFKTEAVIENIQTPPQRKEEQEDDVIFVTAYQENCRKIPFKSEAEIENIPIQTPATDNWAEERENIPTDTENQAEEPSRAPPLRRLRARRRLHKRRILGDLRFMYAITVRAYASIYRHKDL from the exons ATGTCAGTATTCCGTCCAAACAAAGCCGTCGATCAGAGCGCCAGGGGCAGCTCGCCAGAACTTTTCCTGCCTCACCAcg ATTTCTACAACGATGATTTCACGCAAGTGGACTACG ACGCTATCGATAGCACGGTGAGGAGCACCATAAATCCGGCCGTTTTCCAAGGCGATTTAGAAGCCATCCTCCCCGCAGAACCTCCGCTGCCGATCGGCGAAAGACCGCGGCGAGAAGACGACGTTATTTTCGTCTCCGCACACCAGGAGAACTGCAGGAAAATAAGTTTTAAAACcgaag CGGTAATCGAGAATATACAGACCCCGCCGCAGcgaaaagaagaacaagaagacgACGTTATTTTCGTCACCGCATACCAGGAGAACTGCAGGAAAATACCTTTTAAATCCGAAG CCGAGATTGAGAATATACCCATTCAAACCCCCGCTACAGACAATTGGGCGGAGGAGCGag AGAATATACCGACCGATACAGAAAATCAGGCGGAGGAACCATCCAGAGCTCCTCCTCTCAGGAGACTGAGAG CCCGACGGCGACTTCATAAGAGGAGGATCCTCGGAGACCTCAGATTCATGTACGCCATAACCGTCCGTGCATATGCATCAATATATCGACACAAGGATCTGTAA
- the LOC109194172 gene encoding uncharacterized protein LOC109194172 isoform X1 produces MSVFRPNKAVDQSARGSSPELFLPHHDFYNDDFTQVDYDAIDSTVRSTINPAVFQGDLEAILPAEPPLPIGERPRREDDVIFVSAHQENCRKISFKTEAVIENIQTPPQRKEEQEDDVIFVTAYQENCRKIPFKSEAEIENIPIQTPATDNWAEERENIPIQIPATDDRAEERENIPIQTPATDDRAEERENIPTDTENQAEEPSRAPPLRRLRARRRLHKRRILGDLRFMYAITVRAYASIYRHKDL; encoded by the exons ATGTCAGTATTCCGTCCAAACAAAGCCGTCGATCAGAGCGCCAGGGGCAGCTCGCCAGAACTTTTCCTGCCTCACCAcg ATTTCTACAACGATGATTTCACGCAAGTGGACTACG ACGCTATCGATAGCACGGTGAGGAGCACCATAAATCCGGCCGTTTTCCAAGGCGATTTAGAAGCCATCCTCCCCGCAGAACCTCCGCTGCCGATCGGCGAAAGACCGCGGCGAGAAGACGACGTTATTTTCGTCTCCGCACACCAGGAGAACTGCAGGAAAATAAGTTTTAAAACcgaag CGGTAATCGAGAATATACAGACCCCGCCGCAGcgaaaagaagaacaagaagacgACGTTATTTTCGTCACCGCATACCAGGAGAACTGCAGGAAAATACCTTTTAAATCCGAAG CCGAGATTGAGAATATACCCATTCAAACCCCCGCTACAGACAATTGGGCGGAGGAGCGag AGAATATACCCATTCAAATCCCCGCTACAGATGATCGGGCGGAGGAGCGAG AGAATATACCCATTCAAACCCCCGCTACAGACGATCGGGCGGAGGAGCGag AGAATATACCGACCGATACAGAAAATCAGGCGGAGGAACCATCCAGAGCTCCTCCTCTCAGGAGACTGAGAG CCCGACGGCGACTTCATAAGAGGAGGATCCTCGGAGACCTCAGATTCATGTACGCCATAACCGTCCGTGCATATGCATCAATATATCGACACAAGGATCTGTAA
- the LOC109194172 gene encoding uncharacterized protein LOC109194172 isoform X2, translating to MSVFRPNKAVDQSARGSSPELFLPHHDFYNDDFTQVDYDAIDSTVRSTINPAVFQGDLEAILPAEPPLPIGERPRREDDVIFVSAHQENCRKISFKTEAVIENIQTPPQRKEEQEDDVIFVTAYQENCRKIPFKSEAEIENIPIQTPATDNWAEERENIPIQTPATDDRAEERENIPTDTENQAEEPSRAPPLRRLRARRRLHKRRILGDLRFMYAITVRAYASIYRHKDL from the exons ATGTCAGTATTCCGTCCAAACAAAGCCGTCGATCAGAGCGCCAGGGGCAGCTCGCCAGAACTTTTCCTGCCTCACCAcg ATTTCTACAACGATGATTTCACGCAAGTGGACTACG ACGCTATCGATAGCACGGTGAGGAGCACCATAAATCCGGCCGTTTTCCAAGGCGATTTAGAAGCCATCCTCCCCGCAGAACCTCCGCTGCCGATCGGCGAAAGACCGCGGCGAGAAGACGACGTTATTTTCGTCTCCGCACACCAGGAGAACTGCAGGAAAATAAGTTTTAAAACcgaag CGGTAATCGAGAATATACAGACCCCGCCGCAGcgaaaagaagaacaagaagacgACGTTATTTTCGTCACCGCATACCAGGAGAACTGCAGGAAAATACCTTTTAAATCCGAAG CCGAGATTGAGAATATACCCATTCAAACCCCCGCTACAGACAATTGGGCGGAGGAGCGag AGAATATACCCATTCAAACCCCCGCTACAGACGATCGGGCGGAGGAGCGag AGAATATACCGACCGATACAGAAAATCAGGCGGAGGAACCATCCAGAGCTCCTCCTCTCAGGAGACTGAGAG CCCGACGGCGACTTCATAAGAGGAGGATCCTCGGAGACCTCAGATTCATGTACGCCATAACCGTCCGTGCATATGCATCAATATATCGACACAAGGATCTGTAA